GTCAACACAGCATCGTAGGTAGGGCATTGACCCTAGTTTAGcactaaaactaaaattacgaaataaggcaaatggttattgtcattggattgtgttaaggtagtataataataacgctaagaattcaaaattccaaatatttttattcaattaaccttttacaagtgcttttgaatcgtcaaaaaatctaccactggttcggaatgccgttcctaccgagaagaaccagcaagaaactctgcggttgctcttttcaagtacatattcaatttaccaGCGTTACGATTACCATAATATGCCAGCGTTAAgatttgctagcgttctgattacaccctATATATACACTTACTATACACTATCCATGGAGAGAAGTTAGCATAGGGGTCTCTCGTTAcgtatcccatacaaatgacaatgacaaaaactcagtgggcgtaaAGCATTACGAGTGGCCAACCGATCACAATGGAACCTGTTTTTCGCACTACTCTATTAGAGAACTCTCTCtatcaaaaaacattcgaaattcaattcgaaaacataaattcgtttgtgattggtggccgctgcgacttataaaagtgatagtacttattttatagttttgattcagaaaaaaaaacacttaactaaataaaaatcatatttttatattgaaGTGAAATCTTTCTTTGTGCCTATGTAAAGTTCAAACGAAATCATATACCTACGCAATTTTTTTTGGCAGTTAAAGGCTACCggatttttattaatagttCTACATACCTATTCGCAACCTTGTAACAATGTAAACAagttttgcgattcattttctATCCACGTTTATATGTCGTCACTATTTAATgacttaattttgtttttaacccccgcgtgtgtgtctatgtatctgtctgtggcatcgtagctcctaaactaatgaaccgattttaatttagttttttttttgtttgaatggtgagaagaatgatcgagagtgttcttagctataatcgaagaaaatcggttcagccgtttgaaagttttcagctcttttctagttactgtaaccttcacttgttgggggtgttataaatttttaatttacttttaatcagatatttacttttaatcagataatttatttaacttttaatcaGATATTATTgcaagattttgaaaaatacatcttattaAACGAttacttaccgaatcgagtgttctgaatcgcccggctgtagatataaaaatagttaggaatagtacgcgacagctcgacatggcaatcggagtagggacgccccgcacacccccgtgctaacccggtgcgggatagcgtggGTGACGTGTGGGTGTGCGACGCGttcccccacctcataccccaattgtcatctcgacctgtagcatactataggtacttacacaaAATGGTATGGGCTATTTGTGACCAAGAACAACTTTTTATCGGTTTCTTGCaaaagttgaaaatattttctcaaATCGACATTTGGTCTTATGTATTCTTCCAAATTTTGTGCTACAATCTTGTGCATGACTGGATGGCAGCTTTGTACTGagttctacaaaaaaaaaaaaaaattaggcatGGTTTGGGGAAACCTCCCCAATATATACAAACTCGCTAAAATGAATTTTCTTATAACTGGCCAAGTGTGTGCTAGAAGTTAGAATCATAGgtttttaagtacttatacaGATGCCCTATAATGCATCAAGGGTTCTGATCGTGATGCAAAAGACTGATAAATCGTGATTTATTAGAATAGTTCTACTTTCGATATTTTTTCTCTTTCGCCATAATTTGTACAAGATTATTTAAGGGGTCGTTAATAGTTTCCCGATAATCGTGGTAAAATAATTTTGTGCTGATTTCTAGTCagaattttaaatatacctactagtttAGCAAAAGATAAGTGTAATGGTTAGTGAGTTAAGTTTTACGATTTATTAAATAGTTTCTAAAATGGCAGTAACATAATTAAAAGGCGTGTGGCATGACGACGTAATTATAAGGGTTTCTTGATTAGCTACGGAGCTCTAAAAAATATGATACTTAGTATGAGTAGATAATGTAGGTACTAACCTTTACAtctaaaaacaaaatttcaggGTGATAGTCTATAtgatttctaataaaaaattcagcTACATTACACAGTAACCCCATTTCTGGAACTGAGAATAAATCGGCGAGGTGGACCATTTTCGCTCGGTTTGCCTGCAAACAAAAGttcaataattaagtataaattgtCAAAGGGGTTTAGCAAAACAATAGCCTAAGTATATCGATTTTACGTCGTTTATAGCATTTCATTTAGCTTCGCAAAACTAAGGACGGAAACTACATATAAGGGCGCGGACGACTTCTTTGCCACGAAGTGACGTGCGGAGGCAACGCGGCTGCAGCGCTGCGGACGCACTcctttgtaaatccatataaataaaaacgcgCGACTGCAGCGCTACACCCGCGCTGCGGCCACGCGTCAATTTATCGATCGAAattatatggatttacaaagcagcgcAGACGCACTGCCTCCGCGCGGCTAATTTGATActatagtattataaatgtgaaagtgtgtctgttcgTCAGTTTGCTAGTTTTTGAaggttcatccgtttaaccgtttTTAACAAAGTTTGGTACAGTTATAGCTGGCACCTTAGAAAAGGGCATAAGTATAGCTACTGTTTcccccggaaaatcagagttcccacgggattttaaatccacgcggacaaaatggCGGGTTTTAATAATTACAATCGAAGGCTTGTTTCTAAAACATCCTAATTCACAAAACAGATAACTTATCTGTAGTTGGTACATTAAATTTCTCCTTCGTCACAACTACAAACATTGATTGCGTATAAACGTCGTTAGAACCATATGCGACACATTATTTACTActgttatattatgtagttgcAGTCACATCGTGTCACACAGACCTTGTAGTTTGTACTTGTATTGTAGGACTGTAGGTACGAGGCAAAGGGGATCGCGCAAATGAATGATTGCTTACAAGTGCTCTCATTATTGGAGTAATAGAACACAATAGCGTAACTATAGTAGCTTTTATTTTGTCTgttagtacagtcagcaacaaagctaggtttacACCAGTCCATAGCGTTTTTAACGTTGGTTTAAAACGTACTTAAGACTTTTGTGGTAGGTAAATCTTACGGTTTAGTAGTAAAAATTATAGTTACTTTATGTGCTCTCGTATCACCCTCAACATATGCAATGGGTATTATTCTATTCCTGTATATTTTAAGAATTTCCTCATTTGATACAGGTGTTAGTCCTCTGTAGATGGCACCAAACTGGATTTGAAGGAATGAGTCCAACTTCAATAGCAAACCTTTTTCAATGTCATAGTGCAAGCCTCGTACTGCAAAATCTGGTTTGTATTCCAATTTTGCGATTTCTGGAGGatactgaaatatttttgaaaacaaatcATAGGCATAAATTACTTATAATGATTTTCATTTAAGTATTTcgtttatgtacttattatgtcatttttattgtattactttaatattttgacaatttttgTATCAATCTTTTACTGGctttaatttgtaaaatacttcactaattagatttaaaaatattgtcatTAAGATTTTTGAGATATCTGTTATCTCTTAGTTAAGTTTACAGATAATAGTATTGGCTAATATCAAATCAAATggaaaaaactatatttttgcCAATAATGttcttacttaaaaaataataggtataattagctagcaggaaatattgtacattgaCCTGTAGAAAAAGATTTCAGCTATGTAGTGCAAtgtgttgtctctgtcactaTATGACATTTTGTTGGTCTCAACGATAGAGACACCGCTCTACGAAAGcactatctctttctaaaggtagttgtacaatatttcctactGGGCACTGTACTAAGttattttctgtaaaaaaattgaGACAAATTTTAACTTACGTTATATTTATCCAGTAACATGTCCCTACCCAGGTTGTACAATAAATGTTCCAAGGTAGGTTTGTAATGTGCCAATGTGTAATCATAATCAAAGCCATACACTTTGACTTCTGAGAGATCTAGCTCATTACAAGCAAACACTCCCTGTGGGTTGACATCTTGAGGAAGCTTCTTTGCTGTAATTAAAGGAtactaacatattattttattagaatcaAATAGAATTAATGGACTGGCAACAGGTCCAACCAATGAAAATACattcatttgtaaataaaaaagaagtAAGTTTGTTACTTAAGTATCCAAAGTGAAGACTTAAAACTAAACACTTGGTTCACATTTGTAGAGTGGTAACTCTTCTATCTCGTGGTTTTTTGATCTTCTATCTTACTCATGGAAGATATCTTTGGATGTGAACATAGTCTGTGAAAATATGATGGAACATGTAATGTCATTGGATCCAACACATTTAATATGGATTTGTTGAATTGGATCTAATGATTTCAATTAGTAAGATCTATTAGGCTATGGATATTCTcctttttatattttgatttttttacctggtggttttttttaatccacacTAAGAACCCCTATTTATATACATTGTACCTGGAAGTAATAAGTCTTTAATCTTCATAATCAAAAGataaaacaaacatacattAATTATGTAATAAGGCAAAATGAAAGTACAATTTGGGAACCCAATTGGTGCATAGTAATCACAGAGCTACCAAAAGTATGCAAATGTAAAAGGATTAATTATTAGATATATTGAGGGGTCCTTCTTAGCCTTTGTTTCCAGCTTCATACCAAACTCGATAGTTTAAAGCCATTAAAAAGATGTTTTTGCATATCAGAAACCAGGCAGACATGACTCCGGGAAACTGTTCTTAACTTTGCCTAAAAGTTAGTTTAAGCTAGGTAATATTTTAACCAAAAGGTTATAAGGTTTTTATAGTAGAACATTTGTATCATTGCTTTACCCGGTACAAGTGATTTTTGAATACCTATTGCAAAAAGTATGTAGttatataaaatttcaaaatacacTTACATCTACATTTCAGTTTCGTACGACAATATGCTTCTTTCAAAAGTTCACGGGTAGAAAACTTCCTTGCCAATAAAACAAAGTTGCTACTTAAATGTTTGTGTGATAAATTGCgattcaattttaaaatatcccCTATTGACTTGCACAAAGTCATTTTTACTGGTTTTTAACTAATACTATATCGATATTTTACTTATATAGACATACCGACACttaaatgatttattaaaatataataattaaaattttaactcgattaaaataaataattaatatcgtTGCATAATTTGACGATTTGCACCATTTTTAACATTGACACGTGCACACAATTACGATTTATTTTACCAACTGATAAATGTTACTGTCATAATTTCAAATAATGCAAATAATGTCATTTGAAATGACACTGACATTTGAAGTGACTCATTTCTATCAGTGTTTTCACCTACGATTTTGGTTTTACCCTATTTTCTACATGTTTCGAATTTCaatctaaaaatctaaaaaaatcaaaatacgtACCCCGACTTGGGGCGTATAGTTACTACGA
This genomic stretch from Maniola jurtina chromosome 2, ilManJurt1.1, whole genome shotgun sequence harbors:
- the LOC123876370 gene encoding 5'-nucleotidase domain-containing protein 3 isoform X1; translated protein: MTLCKSIGDILKLNRNLSHKHLSSNFVLLARKFSTRELLKEAYCRTKLKCRSKKLPQDVNPQGVFACNELDLSEVKVYGFDYDYTLAHYKPTLEHLLYNLGRDMLLDKYNYPPEIAKLEYKPDFAVRGLHYDIEKGLLLKLDSFLQIQFGAIYRGLTPVSNEEILKIYRNRIIPIAYVEGDTRAHKANRAKMVHLADLFSVPEMGLLCNVAEFFIRNHIDYHPEILFLDVKNSVQSCHPVMHKIVAQNLEEYIRPNVDLRKYFQLLQETDKKLFLVTNSPYHFVNAGMEMLVGCDWRDFFDVVIVNANKPKFFTEVSRPIRVFDKTANTHIWEKVTSLEKGTIYYEGTVKQLQDLTGWSGHQVLYFGDHPYSDLADVTLEHGWRTGAIINELTHEINTLNTPSFKENANWLQMLTQLIEDHQDYKEPEAMEVISDWMAERDYLRNATKAVFNPQFGSVFRTYHNPTYFSRRLFRFADIYTSNIRNLLNYSLTHTFYPRRGVMPHEYGSYFV